The Drechmeria coniospora strain ARSEF 6962 chromosome 02, whole genome shotgun sequence genome has a segment encoding these proteins:
- a CDS encoding kynureninase: MFRLTNAPSAAQLTTTVDGVNGQANGRANGKEGDDQQCLYFVGNSLGAQPKAVRRHVDAQLETWASIGVNGHFTDMGNSPLTQWQDLAEDCAKKSADLVGAAPHEIVVMNTLTVNLHLLMASFYKPDARRHKIILEWKPFPSDHYAIESQVVWHGLDPEKSMVKIEPDEDSIIPTEKILRTIDEHADDTALLLLPGIQYYSGQLFDMATITAHAKARGIVVGWDLAHAAGNVELRLHDWDVDFACWCTYKYINAGPGAIAAAFVHEKHGAVEWAQGAERPSYRPRLAGWYGGDKSVRFNMENLFVPSAGAAGYQASNPSAIDLASLSGALSVFAKTRMKDLRSKALVLTAYAEHLLLRMRDEASGPEPLFRILTPADPLQRGTQLSVLLRDGLLDAVAEALEENGVICDKRKPGVIRVAPVPLYTRFEDVWMFMQVLRGALGLQR; the protein is encoded by the coding sequence ATGTTTCGTCTGACAAACGCCCCATCTGCAGCCCAGctcacgacgacggtcgacggcgtcaacgGGCAGGCGAACGGGCGGGCGAACGGAAAGGAAGGCGACGACCAGCAGTGCCTCTACTTTGTCGGCAACTCGCTCGGCGCCCAGCCCAAGGCGGTGCGCCggcacgtcgacgcccagcTCGAGACGTGGGCCTCGATCGGCGTCAACGGCCACTTCACCGACATGGGCAACTCGCCCCTGACCCAGTGGCaggacctcgccgaggactGCGCTAAGAAGtcggccgacctcgtcggcgccgcgccGCACGAGATTGTCGTCATGAATACGCTCACGGTGAACCTGCACCTCCTCATGGCCAGCTTCTACAAGCCCGACGCGCGGCGGCACAAGATCATCCTCGAATGGAAGCCCTTCCCGAGCGACCACTACGCCATCGAGAGCCAAGTCGTCTGGCACGGCCTCGACCCCGAGAAGAGCATGGTCAAGATCGAGCCGGACGAGGATTCCATCATCCCGACAGAAAAGATCCTGCGCACCATCgacgagcacgccgacgacacggccctcctgctgctgcccgGCATCCAGTACTACTCGGGCCAGCTCTTCGACATGGCCACCATCACCGCCCACGCCAAGGCgcgcggcatcgtcgtcggctgggacctcgcccacgccgccggcaacgtcGAGCTGCGGCTGCACGACTGGGACGTCGACTTCGCCTGCTggtgcacctacaagtacatcaaCGCCGGGcccggcgccatcgccgccgccttcgtgCACGAGAagcacggcgccgtcgagtgGGCGCAGGGCGCCGAGCGCCCCTCGTACCGGccccgcctcgccggctgGTACGGCGGCGACAAGAGCGTGCGGTTCAACATGGAGAACCTCTTTGttccctcggccggcgccgccggctacCAGGCCTCGAACCCGAgcgccatcgacctcgcgAGCCTGTCGGGTGCCCTTTCCGTCTTCGCCAAGACGCGCATGAAGGACCTCCGCAGCAAGGCGCTCGTCTTGACCGCCTACGCCGAGCATCTCCTGCTGCGGATGCGCGACGAAGCGTCCGGGCCGGAGCCGCTCTTCCGCATCCTTACGCCCGCCGACCCCCTGCAGCGGGGCACCCAGCTGAGCGTGCTGCTGCgcgacggcctgctcgacgccgtcgccgaggcgctcgaggagaacGGCGTGATTTGCGACAAGCGCAAGCCGGGCGTCATCCGTGTCGCGCCCGTGCCCCTGTACACGCGCTTCGAGGATGTCTGGATGTTCATGCAGGTCTTGCGGGGGGCCCTGGGGCTGCAGCGATAG